The genomic segment GTGATAAAAAGCCCAATACCAATCGCGTCCTCATTATAATGGAAGGTATTATACATTTGAAATAGCTTGTCACCAAATTTTTCTAAATCAATTCCCAATCCATTATCTTTAATTTTTAGCACCACATAGTCATCTTGAAACTCAGAACTCAGCTCAATGATTGATTTTCTCTTATTGGATCTGTATTTGATGGCATTGGTAATAAAATTAAGAATTATACTATCTAAATAAGCAGGTATGCCTTTTACACAGGTATCTTCATCTATTAGATTGTATATAATAGCTTCCGCATTTTGCGCTAATGCAATAATATTATAAGTAGCCTTTTGGGTGAAATCATATAAATTGAGGACTTCCATTTTAGAATCTTCAATTTCTCTAATTTTAGCAACTTCAGTTAAATGAGACACCGTTTCTTGGAGATTACCAATAGCCCTTTTTAGTAATTGATAATTGTCGTTATCTTTTAAAAACGTATAATCTTCTTCTAAAAAATCGGTTAAAGATGATAAATTACCCGAATGTGATCTTAAATTATGTGTCACAATATTAGCAAACGATGTTAACCTCTCATTTTGATCTTTAGCAACACTAAGCAATGTTTTTAATTTATCTTCACTTTTCTTACGATTAGTGATATCGTTAAATTGCCAAATCATATGAGGTCTGCCCTCTTTAAAATAGACTAATGACACCGAAATTAACATCCAGAGAATAGAGCCATCTTTATGAAAGTAGCGTTGCTTTACACGGTATTTATCAATGTCACCGCTAATAAGCTTTTCAAATTTTTCTTCGTGGACACCAAGGTCTTGAGCATAGACAATATTATTAATGTCCATATTAAAGAGTTCCCATCTGGTATATCCAAAAATATCGCAGATACTCTCATTAACTTTTAACCAATTTCCATCTAAATTCACAATAGCAATACCATTATAAGTATTGTTAAATGTGCGTTCTAAAACGTCGTAAGCGTTTGAGAAATTCCGTAAATCATTTGAAACTTTCATACATATCGTTTAATAAGGATTAATCTATTGAAAGCTATTTTGTTGTTAGGGAAAATCTGTATTAGGACATAATTACATTCTTTAGGATATCAAAAAGTTACGAAAAAAATTCCAAATCACAAAAAAGTAGTATATTTGCCGCTCGAAAGAGAGGCTTTCGTGTACATAAAAATCATTTACAATAATATTAGCATGTATTTAGATCAAAAAGGAAAAGAGGAAATCTTTACAAAACATGGTGGTAATGCAAAGAACACTGGTTCTGCAGAAGGACAGATTGCATTATTTACGGCAAGAATTAATCACTTAACAGAACATTTAAAGAAAAATCGTAAAGATTTTAACACTGAGCGTTCATTAGTAAAGTTAGTAGGTAAAAGAAGAAGCTTACTAGATTATTTAACTAAGAAAGATGTTTTAAGATATCGTGCGATAGTTAAAGAATTAGGATTAAGAAAATAATCTCAATATAAAGGCCACGCATTTAGCGTGGCTTTTTGTTTATATATAACTCAAACGTAAGAGTAAAACAATCGTAAAAAAATAGCAGAAAAATCCTAAAACGATTTTAGGGTTCGCGGTTTTTCATTGGTCACAAACAACAACTACACAACAACACAACGACCATTGTTTAATTTAGAATTAAAAAATTTATGATTCCAAAAGTTTTTAGAGAGGTCATAGACCTTGGTGATGGTAGAGAAATTTCTATCGAAACCGGAAAATTAGCAAAACAAGCGCATGGTAGCGTTGTTGTGCAATCTGGAAAATGTATGTTATTATGTACAGTTGTTTCCAATTACGAACAGAAAGATGTGGACTTCCTTCCACTTACTGTTGATTACAGAGAAAAATTTGCTGCCGCTGGTCGTTATCCAGGTGGTTTCTTTAAGAGAGAAGCAAGACCTAGTGATGGTGAAGTATTAACAATGCGTTTAGTAGACCGCGTTTTACGTCCATTATTCCCAAAAGATTACCATTCTGAAACTCAGGTGATGATTCAGTTAATGTCTCACGATCCTGAAGTTATGCCAGATGCTATGGCAGGTTTAGCCGCTTCGGCAGCTATTCAATTATCAGATTTCCCTTTTGAATGTGCTATCTCTGAAGCTAGAGTTGGTCGCGTCAATGGAGAATTCATTATCAACCCAACACTTGCACAGTTAGAAGAGTCTGACATCGATATGATGATTGGTGCTTCTGCAGATTCTGTAATGATGGTAGAAGGTGAAATGGATGAGATTTCTGAAGAAGAAATGGCTGAAGCAATTAAGTTTGCTCACGAAGCTATTAAAGTACAATGTGCTGCTCAAATTAGATTAGCAGAAGCATTTGGCAAAAAAGCGACTCGTGAATATCAACCAGAAAGAGAAGATAAAGACTTAGAGAAGAAAGTACGTGACATGGCTTACGATAAAGTGTATGCTATTGCAAAAGCTGGATCTTCTAAGCATGAAAGAAGTGCTGCTTTTAAACAAATAAAAGAAGATATCAAAGCTACTTTTTCTGAAGAAGAATTAGCAGATTACGGAGGTTTAGTTTCTGACTATTACCGTAAGGCTGAAAAAGCTGCAATTAGAGATTTAACCTTAGATGAAGGTCTACGTTTAGATGGTCGTAAGACTGACGAAATTAGACCAATTTGGTGTGAGGTAGATTATTTACCATCTACACATGGTTCTTCAATCTTTACACGTGGTGAAACTCAAGCCTTAGCTACTGTAACTTTAGGGACATCTAGAGATGCTAACCAAATAGATATGCCATCTCAAGAAGGTGAAGAGCGTTTCTATTTACATTATAACTTCCCACCTTTTT from the Winogradskyella helgolandensis genome contains:
- a CDS encoding sensor histidine kinase, which translates into the protein MKVSNDLRNFSNAYDVLERTFNNTYNGIAIVNLDGNWLKVNESICDIFGYTRWELFNMDINNIVYAQDLGVHEEKFEKLISGDIDKYRVKQRYFHKDGSILWMLISVSLVYFKEGRPHMIWQFNDITNRKKSEDKLKTLLSVAKDQNERLTSFANIVTHNLRSHSGNLSSLTDFLEEDYTFLKDNDNYQLLKRAIGNLQETVSHLTEVAKIREIEDSKMEVLNLYDFTQKATYNIIALAQNAEAIIYNLIDEDTCVKGIPAYLDSIILNFITNAIKYRSNKRKSIIELSSEFQDDYVVLKIKDNGLGIDLEKFGDKLFQMYNTFHYNEDAIGIGLFITKNHIESLGGKVEVESKVDEGTVFTVFFKKA
- the rpsO gene encoding 30S ribosomal protein S15; protein product: MYLDQKGKEEIFTKHGGNAKNTGSAEGQIALFTARINHLTEHLKKNRKDFNTERSLVKLVGKRRSLLDYLTKKDVLRYRAIVKELGLRK
- a CDS encoding polyribonucleotide nucleotidyltransferase; translated protein: MIPKVFREVIDLGDGREISIETGKLAKQAHGSVVVQSGKCMLLCTVVSNYEQKDVDFLPLTVDYREKFAAAGRYPGGFFKREARPSDGEVLTMRLVDRVLRPLFPKDYHSETQVMIQLMSHDPEVMPDAMAGLAASAAIQLSDFPFECAISEARVGRVNGEFIINPTLAQLEESDIDMMIGASADSVMMVEGEMDEISEEEMAEAIKFAHEAIKVQCAAQIRLAEAFGKKATREYQPEREDKDLEKKVRDMAYDKVYAIAKAGSSKHERSAAFKQIKEDIKATFSEEELADYGGLVSDYYRKAEKAAIRDLTLDEGLRLDGRKTDEIRPIWCEVDYLPSTHGSSIFTRGETQALATVTLGTSRDANQIDMPSQEGEERFYLHYNFPPFCTGEARPIRGTSRREVGHGNLAQRALKGMIPADCPYTVRVVSEVLESNGSSSMATVCSGTMALMDAGVQMKKPVSGIAMGLISDAESGKYAVLSDILGDEDHLGDMDFKVTGTADGITACQMDIKVKGLSYEILVNALQQARAGRLHILEKLVDTIAKPNVDVKEHAPTMVTRRVPNEFIGALIGPGGKVIQEMQKETETTIVINEDPVTEEGIVEIMGVGKTGINAVMAKIDAILFKPTVGSVYEVKVIKMLDFGAVVEYMDAPGNEVLLHVSELAWERTENVSDVVNMGDVFDVKYFGIDSRTRKEKVSRKAILPKPEGYVARPPRDDNRSGGRDNNRGRDNRGRDNRRDDRKPRQDKKED